One window of Parus major isolate Abel chromosome 12, Parus_major1.1, whole genome shotgun sequence genomic DNA carries:
- the IL17RC gene encoding interleukin-17 receptor C produces the protein MSHSRSGCPGQPGTVPVPWSQLVSVGPQALQGCRGTEPCVVGAGTGGPTPGRLLTPRKDPGVRDQSRKREPAAAAGPVEPGERLLGSSQRGAGALQSPGPTMNALGQLLLVLVVGSAGGRGDPRDTLACSQGLTCRLLDTDVLCGTEPPGPRHGLALARLRLEPALRCTEPMACVPCLEARVRLALPPATSTATESRLSVQPGASGIEDSGDGGQWSPVTGAASSQPNVTGLLLLSGHAYTSSRCVAVEVWAPSGPTLRGRTVGWVIFRCFEAPLGSKLHISAYMNSRGRQRLSQQQQVPDCSWPAAQAAVPQCQVPRLRVSPGQKEVVVEVQGAAVGHSYTLRLYHNRSHGSSEPGRAVTTRSSPMNFVLPADEVLPCLCLQVWMETQDPLRATLCPFSHDAEAWERLWAQSRLSLHIEGQVLTCSLSAPCDLLAELVPCWQPVPSGPCQPLPGLQQPAGGQGPQEFGGLRPHPNLCVQVWSSGQVRLTQCLRDRALPGRPDDLLLLEHGNTSLCAMEQGACTPLASFTSTGAGHPGLLEQELQQDVAVGQCQQLWHPLNSTGVALWACPLQKYLRTHWALVWMGVLLGATCLLLLLLVKKEDMKGWLKSLRAGYGSRGPLHGRRALLVHAAEPVAERAACALMAALHSLGLTVVAAPGGGSGVAALGPLPWLHAQHHRALRDSDTIILLLSPAAVAAAHQWDTGARVVPESRAAESSLGPRQNPGPDDVPTVAPCEVFAAALSCAMPVLAVASAGGHYVVARLETSVPAVPPALRAAPAFALPSEMEAFLQALAGPARQRGRWLEPYVPVVAEALQRAVGE, from the exons ATGTCCCACAGCCGCAGCGGCTGTCCGGGGCAGCCTGGCACCGTGCCCGTGCCATGGAGCCAGCTCGTCTCTGTGGGGCCCCAAGCCCTCCAAGGGTGCCGGGGCACGGAGCCCTGCGTGGTCGGTGCGGGAACAGGAGGCCCCACCCCAGGGCGGTTGCTGACGCCACGCAAGGACCCGGGTGTCCGGGATCAGAGCAGGAAGCGGgagccggcggcggcggcggggcccgtGGAGCCAGGAGAGAGGCTGTTGGGAAGTAGCCAGCGTGGGGCCGGGGCACTCCAAAGTCCCGGCCCCACCATGAACgccctgggacagctcctgctggtgctggtggtgggGTCGGCGGGTGGCCGTGGGGATCCCCGCGACACCCTGGCCTGCTCCCAG ggCCTCACCTGCCGCCTCTTGG ACACCGATGTGCTGTGCGGGACAGAGCCCCCGGGGCCCAGGCACGGGCTGGCCCTGGCTCGTCTGCGGCTGGAGCCGGCACTGCGCTGCACCGAGCCCATGGCCTGTGTGCCCTGCCTGGAGGCACGAGTGCGCCTGGCCTTGCCACCTGCCACAAGCACCGCCACGGAGTCCCGTCTCTCCGTGCAGCCAGGCGCCTCTGGGATAGAGGATAGCGGTGATGGGGGACAATGGTCACCAGTGACTGGGGCTGCCTCGTCCCAGCCCAACGTTactgggctgctgctcctctctgggcACGCATACACCTCATCCCGCTGCGTGGCTGTGGAGGTCTGGGCACCCTCGGGCCCCACACTGCGCGGCCGAACCGTG GGTTGGGTGATCTTCCGGTGCTTCGAGGCGCCGCTGGGCTCCAAACTCCACATCTCAGCATACATGAACTCACGGGGCCGGCAGAGGCttagccagcagcagcaggtgccag ACTGCTCGTggcctgcagcacaggctgctgtccCCCAGTGCCAAG TGCCCAGGCTGCGGGTCTCCCCGGGGCAGAAGGAGGTGGTTGTGGAGGTACAGGGGGCTGCAGTAGGGCACAGCTACACACTCCGGCTCTACCACAACCGTAGCCATGGCAGCAGTGAGCCAGGGCGTGCAGTGACCACG CGGAGCAGTCCCATGAACTTCGTCCTGCCTGCCGATGAGGTGctgccctgcctctgcctgcag GTCTGGATGGAAACCCAGGACCCACTACGGGCCACCCTGTGCCCCTTCTCCCATG atgcTGAGGCCTGGGAGCGACTGTGGGCGCAGAGCCGGCTGAGCCTGCACATCGAGGGGCAGGTGCTGACCTGCTCTCTCTCAGCCCCCTGCGAcctcctggctgagctggtgccctgctggcagccagTGCCCTCCGGGCCCTGCCAACCCCTCCCTggcctgcagcagcctgctgggGGGCAG GGACCCCAGGAGTTTGGAGGGCTGCGGCCACACCCCAACCTCTGCGTGCAG GTGTGGAGCAGTGGGCAGGTCCGGCTGACCCAGTGCCTGCGGGACC GAGCGCTGCCCGGCCGCCCTGAtgacctcctgctgctggaacatGGGAATACCTCACTGTGTGCCATGGAGCAGGGTGCCTGCACACCCCTTGCCAGCTTCACCAGCACG ggagcagggcaccctgggctgctggagcaggagctgcagcaggatgtggcagtagggcagtgccagcag CTGTGGCACCCACTGAACAGCACTGGGGTTGCACTCTGGGCCTGTCCTCTGCAGAAGT ACTTGCGTACCCACTGGGCACTGGTGTGGatgggggtgctgctgggggccACCTGTCTCCTACTGCTGCTCTTGGTGAAGAAGGAGGACATGAAAG GATGGCTGAAATCCCTGAGGGCTGGCTATGGCTCTAGGG GTCCACTGCACGGCCGGCGGGCGCTGCTGGTGCATGCAGCAGAGCCAGTGGCAGAGCGGGCAGCATGTGCCTTGATGGCAGCTCTGCACTCACTGGGGCTGACAGTGGTGGCAGCACCGGGGGGTGGCAGTGGGGTAGCGGCTTTGGGGCCACTGCCCTGGCTGCATGCCCAGCACCACCGGGCACTGCGTGACAGTGACACTATCATCCTGCTCCTCTCGCCGGCAGCCGTGGCTGCTGCACATCAGTGGGACACCGGGGCCAGGGTTGTGCCAGAGTCCAGGGCCGCTGAGAGCAGCCTTGGGCCCCGGCAAAACCCTGGCCCTGATGATGTCCCCACTGTGGCGCCCTGCGAGGTGTTTGCGGCGGCTCTGTCCTGTGCCATGCCAGTGCTGGCAGTGGCCAGTGCTGGTGGGCACTATGTGGTGGCCCGGCTGGAGACCTCggtgccagcagtgcccccAGCACTGCGGGCAGCCCCTGCCTTCGCACTGCCCAGCGAGATGGAGGCGTTCTTGCAGGCACTGGCAGGACCAGCTCGGCAGAGGGGCCGGTGGCTAGAGCCATATGTGCCGGTGGTGGCCGAGGCTCTGCAGCGAGCAGTAGGGGAATAA
- the CRELD1 gene encoding protein disulfide isomerase CRELD1 isoform X3, which translates to MGPLPLLPRSPRRRGPGLGGALLGAALLGGVLLAAHADPDPHRDGAEPCRACRGLTDSFIRGLERTEHEGFGGGNTAWEEEKLSKYQHSETRLLEVLEGVCAPSDFTCHQLLERSEEHVEQWWFHERQQHPDFFQWLCVDRLMLCCPPGTYGPDCRPCAGGPRQPCSGNGRCDGDGTRRGTGLCVCSPGYGGPFCAECGDGYYEASRNKSHLVCAECYQACGRCTGPEDSSCLRCKRGWVLHEHRCIDIDECGTEMAHCRANQYCVNTEGSYECRGQGETAPQLALAAWVPGRLAARNATRATGGMEPSAWTWMSVPVPRSQCAQGCRRCVRTQRAATAASVPKATSAETGSVLRTSPLNEPGVPDPGGSHTASSGWEG; encoded by the exons ATGGGGCCGCTGCCGTTGCTGCCGCGGTCGCCCCGGCGCAGGGGGCCCGGGCTGGGGGGAGCCCTCCTGGGGGCCGCCCTCCTCGGGGGGGTCCTGCTGGCGGCTCACGCCGACCCCGACCCCCACCGAGACGGGGCTGAGCCGTGCCGAGCCTGCCGCGGCCTCACCGACAGCTTCATCAGG GGCCTGGAGCGAACAGAGCATGAGGGCTTTGGTGGGGGTAACACAgcctgggaggaggagaagctgtCCAAGTACCAGCACAG TGAGACCCGtctgctggaggtgctggagggtGTCTGTGCCCCCTCGGACTTCACCTGCCACCAACTGCTGGAGCGGAGTGAGGAGCACGTGGAGCAGTGGTGGTTCCATGA gcgACAGCAGCACCCTGACTTTTTCCAATGGCTGTGTGTGGACAGACTGATGCTTTGCTGTCCACCTGGCACCTACGGCCCGGACTGCCGGC CCTGTGCCGGTGGGCCCCGACAGCCCTGCAGTGGCAACGGGCGATGCGACGGTGACGGCACACGCCGCGGCACCGGCCTCTGCGTCTGCAGCCCGGGCTATGGTGGCCCCTTCTGTGCCGAGTGTGGTGACGGCTACTATGAGGCCTCACGGAACAAGAGTCACCTTGTGTGTGCTG AATGCTACCAGGCATGCGGGCGCTGCACAGGGCCCGAGGACTCCAGCTGCCTTCGCTGCAAGAGGGGCTGGGTGCTGCATGAGCACCGCTGCATCG ACATAGATGAGTGTGGCACAGAGATGGCACACTGCCGAGCCAACCAGTACTGCGTCAACACAGAGGGCTCCTACGAGTGCCGAGGTCAGGGGGAG ACTGCTCCACAGCTTGCATTGGCTGCATGGGTGCCGGGCCGGCTCGCTGCAAGAAATGCAACAAGGGCTACTGGCGGGATGGAGCCAAGTGCTTGG ACGTGGATGAGTGTGCCAGTGCCGAGGAGCCAGTGTGCACAGGGGTGCAGGAGGTGTGTGAGAACACAGAGGGCAGCTACCGCTGCGTCTGTGCCCAAGGCCACATCCGCCGAGACGGGCAGTGTGTTGAGGACAAGCCCCCTG aatGAGCCAGGAGTACCTGATCCTGGGGGCTCCCACACAGCCTCCTCTGGCTGGGAGGGGTGA
- the CRELD1 gene encoding protein disulfide isomerase CRELD1 isoform X4 — MGPLPLLPRSPRRRGPGLGGALLGAALLGGVLLAAHADPDPHRDGAEPCRACRGLTDSFIRGLERTEHEGFGGGNTAWEEEKLSKYQHSETRLLEVLEGVCAPSDFTCHQLLERSEEHVEQWWFHERQQHPDFFQWLCVDRLMLCCPPGTYGPDCRPCAGGPRQPCSGNGRCDGDGTRRGTGLCVCSPGYGGPFCAECGDGYYEASRNKSHLVCAECYQACGRCTGPEDSSCLRCKRGWVLHEHRCIDIDECGTEMAHCRANQYCVNTEGSYECRGQGETAPQLALAAWVPGRLAARNATRATGGMEPSAWTWMSVPVPRSQCAQGCRRCVRTQRAATAASVPKATSAETGSVLRTSPLMPQRRASLMT, encoded by the exons ATGGGGCCGCTGCCGTTGCTGCCGCGGTCGCCCCGGCGCAGGGGGCCCGGGCTGGGGGGAGCCCTCCTGGGGGCCGCCCTCCTCGGGGGGGTCCTGCTGGCGGCTCACGCCGACCCCGACCCCCACCGAGACGGGGCTGAGCCGTGCCGAGCCTGCCGCGGCCTCACCGACAGCTTCATCAGG GGCCTGGAGCGAACAGAGCATGAGGGCTTTGGTGGGGGTAACACAgcctgggaggaggagaagctgtCCAAGTACCAGCACAG TGAGACCCGtctgctggaggtgctggagggtGTCTGTGCCCCCTCGGACTTCACCTGCCACCAACTGCTGGAGCGGAGTGAGGAGCACGTGGAGCAGTGGTGGTTCCATGA gcgACAGCAGCACCCTGACTTTTTCCAATGGCTGTGTGTGGACAGACTGATGCTTTGCTGTCCACCTGGCACCTACGGCCCGGACTGCCGGC CCTGTGCCGGTGGGCCCCGACAGCCCTGCAGTGGCAACGGGCGATGCGACGGTGACGGCACACGCCGCGGCACCGGCCTCTGCGTCTGCAGCCCGGGCTATGGTGGCCCCTTCTGTGCCGAGTGTGGTGACGGCTACTATGAGGCCTCACGGAACAAGAGTCACCTTGTGTGTGCTG AATGCTACCAGGCATGCGGGCGCTGCACAGGGCCCGAGGACTCCAGCTGCCTTCGCTGCAAGAGGGGCTGGGTGCTGCATGAGCACCGCTGCATCG ACATAGATGAGTGTGGCACAGAGATGGCACACTGCCGAGCCAACCAGTACTGCGTCAACACAGAGGGCTCCTACGAGTGCCGAGGTCAGGGGGAG ACTGCTCCACAGCTTGCATTGGCTGCATGGGTGCCGGGCCGGCTCGCTGCAAGAAATGCAACAAGGGCTACTGGCGGGATGGAGCCAAGTGCTTGG ACGTGGATGAGTGTGCCAGTGCCGAGGAGCCAGTGTGCACAGGGGTGCAGGAGGTGTGTGAGAACACAGAGGGCAGCTACCGCTGCGTCTGTGCCCAAGGCCACATCCGCCGAGACGGGCAGTGTGTTGAGGACAAGCCCCCTG ATGCCCCAGAGAAGGGCTTCTTTGATGACGTGA
- the CRELD1 gene encoding protein disulfide isomerase CRELD1 isoform X1 encodes MGPLPLLPRSPRRRGPGLGGALLGAALLGGVLLAAHADPDPHRDGAEPCRACRGLTDSFIRGLERTEHEGFGGGNTAWEEEKLSKYQHSETRLLEVLEGVCAPSDFTCHQLLERSEEHVEQWWFHERQQHPDFFQWLCVDRLMLCCPPGTYGPDCRPCAGGPRQPCSGNGRCDGDGTRRGTGLCVCSPGYGGPFCAECGDGYYEASRNKSHLVCAECYQACGRCTGPEDSSCLRCKRGWVLHEHRCIDIDECGTEMAHCRANQYCVNTEGSYECRDCSTACIGCMGAGPARCKKCNKGYWRDGAKCLDVDECASAEEPVCTGVQEVCENTEGSYRCVCAQGHIRRDGQCVEDKPPDAPEKGFFDDVTDDEVVVLQQMFFGVMICALATLAAKGDMVFTAIFIGAVAAMAGYWLSDRSDRVLDGFMKGR; translated from the exons ATGGGGCCGCTGCCGTTGCTGCCGCGGTCGCCCCGGCGCAGGGGGCCCGGGCTGGGGGGAGCCCTCCTGGGGGCCGCCCTCCTCGGGGGGGTCCTGCTGGCGGCTCACGCCGACCCCGACCCCCACCGAGACGGGGCTGAGCCGTGCCGAGCCTGCCGCGGCCTCACCGACAGCTTCATCAGG GGCCTGGAGCGAACAGAGCATGAGGGCTTTGGTGGGGGTAACACAgcctgggaggaggagaagctgtCCAAGTACCAGCACAG TGAGACCCGtctgctggaggtgctggagggtGTCTGTGCCCCCTCGGACTTCACCTGCCACCAACTGCTGGAGCGGAGTGAGGAGCACGTGGAGCAGTGGTGGTTCCATGA gcgACAGCAGCACCCTGACTTTTTCCAATGGCTGTGTGTGGACAGACTGATGCTTTGCTGTCCACCTGGCACCTACGGCCCGGACTGCCGGC CCTGTGCCGGTGGGCCCCGACAGCCCTGCAGTGGCAACGGGCGATGCGACGGTGACGGCACACGCCGCGGCACCGGCCTCTGCGTCTGCAGCCCGGGCTATGGTGGCCCCTTCTGTGCCGAGTGTGGTGACGGCTACTATGAGGCCTCACGGAACAAGAGTCACCTTGTGTGTGCTG AATGCTACCAGGCATGCGGGCGCTGCACAGGGCCCGAGGACTCCAGCTGCCTTCGCTGCAAGAGGGGCTGGGTGCTGCATGAGCACCGCTGCATCG ACATAGATGAGTGTGGCACAGAGATGGCACACTGCCGAGCCAACCAGTACTGCGTCAACACAGAGGGCTCCTACGAGTGCCGAG ACTGCTCCACAGCTTGCATTGGCTGCATGGGTGCCGGGCCGGCTCGCTGCAAGAAATGCAACAAGGGCTACTGGCGGGATGGAGCCAAGTGCTTGG ACGTGGATGAGTGTGCCAGTGCCGAGGAGCCAGTGTGCACAGGGGTGCAGGAGGTGTGTGAGAACACAGAGGGCAGCTACCGCTGCGTCTGTGCCCAAGGCCACATCCGCCGAGACGGGCAGTGTGTTGAGGACAAGCCCCCTG ATGCCCCAGAGAAGGGCTTCTTTGATGACGTGACTGATGACGAGGTGGTGGTGCTGCAGCAGATGTTCTTTGGTGTGATGATCTGTGCTCTTGCCACTCTGGCTGCCAAGGGTGACATGGTCTTCACCGCCATCTTCATCGGCGCCGTGGCCGCCATGGCCGGCTACTGGCTCTCTGACCGCAGTGACCGTGTCCTCGATGGCTTCATGAAGGGCAGATAG
- the CRELD1 gene encoding protein disulfide isomerase CRELD1 isoform X5: MGPLPLLPRSPRRRGPGLGGALLGAALLGGVLLAAHADPDPHRDGAEPCRACRGLTDSFIRGLERTEHEGFGGGNTAWEEEKLSKYQHSETRLLEVLEGVCAPSDFTCHQLLERSEEHVEQWWFHERQQHPDFFQWLCVDRLMLCCPPGTYGPDCRPCAGGPRQPCSGNGRCDGDGTRRGTGLCVCSPGYGGPFCAECGDGYYEASRNKSHLVCAECYQACGRCTGPEDSSCLRCKRGWVLHEHRCIDIDECGTEMAHCRANQYCVNTEGSYECRDCSTACIGCMGAGPARCKKCNKGYWRDGAKCLDVDECASAEEPVCTGVQEVCENTEGSYRCVCAQGHIRRDGQCVEDKPPE; encoded by the exons ATGGGGCCGCTGCCGTTGCTGCCGCGGTCGCCCCGGCGCAGGGGGCCCGGGCTGGGGGGAGCCCTCCTGGGGGCCGCCCTCCTCGGGGGGGTCCTGCTGGCGGCTCACGCCGACCCCGACCCCCACCGAGACGGGGCTGAGCCGTGCCGAGCCTGCCGCGGCCTCACCGACAGCTTCATCAGG GGCCTGGAGCGAACAGAGCATGAGGGCTTTGGTGGGGGTAACACAgcctgggaggaggagaagctgtCCAAGTACCAGCACAG TGAGACCCGtctgctggaggtgctggagggtGTCTGTGCCCCCTCGGACTTCACCTGCCACCAACTGCTGGAGCGGAGTGAGGAGCACGTGGAGCAGTGGTGGTTCCATGA gcgACAGCAGCACCCTGACTTTTTCCAATGGCTGTGTGTGGACAGACTGATGCTTTGCTGTCCACCTGGCACCTACGGCCCGGACTGCCGGC CCTGTGCCGGTGGGCCCCGACAGCCCTGCAGTGGCAACGGGCGATGCGACGGTGACGGCACACGCCGCGGCACCGGCCTCTGCGTCTGCAGCCCGGGCTATGGTGGCCCCTTCTGTGCCGAGTGTGGTGACGGCTACTATGAGGCCTCACGGAACAAGAGTCACCTTGTGTGTGCTG AATGCTACCAGGCATGCGGGCGCTGCACAGGGCCCGAGGACTCCAGCTGCCTTCGCTGCAAGAGGGGCTGGGTGCTGCATGAGCACCGCTGCATCG ACATAGATGAGTGTGGCACAGAGATGGCACACTGCCGAGCCAACCAGTACTGCGTCAACACAGAGGGCTCCTACGAGTGCCGAG ACTGCTCCACAGCTTGCATTGGCTGCATGGGTGCCGGGCCGGCTCGCTGCAAGAAATGCAACAAGGGCTACTGGCGGGATGGAGCCAAGTGCTTGG ACGTGGATGAGTGTGCCAGTGCCGAGGAGCCAGTGTGCACAGGGGTGCAGGAGGTGTGTGAGAACACAGAGGGCAGCTACCGCTGCGTCTGTGCCCAAGGCCACATCCGCCGAGACGGGCAGTGTGTTGAGGACAAGCCCCCTG aatGA
- the CRELD1 gene encoding protein disulfide isomerase CRELD1 isoform X2, with the protein MGPLPLLPRSPRRRGPGLGGALLGAALLGGVLLAAHADPDPHRDGAEPCRACRGLTDSFIRGLERTEHEGFGGGNTAWEEEKLSKYQHSETRLLEVLEGVCAPSDFTCHQLLERSEEHVEQWWFHERQQHPDFFQWLCVDRLMLCCPPGTYGPDCRPCAGGPRQPCSGNGRCDGDGTRRGTGLCVCSPGYGGPFCAECGDGYYEASRNKSHLVCAECYQACGRCTGPEDSSCLRCKRGWVLHEHRCIDCSTACIGCMGAGPARCKKCNKGYWRDGAKCLDVDECASAEEPVCTGVQEVCENTEGSYRCVCAQGHIRRDGQCVEDKPPDAPEKGFFDDVTDDEVVVLQQMFFGVMICALATLAAKGDMVFTAIFIGAVAAMAGYWLSDRSDRVLDGFMKGR; encoded by the exons ATGGGGCCGCTGCCGTTGCTGCCGCGGTCGCCCCGGCGCAGGGGGCCCGGGCTGGGGGGAGCCCTCCTGGGGGCCGCCCTCCTCGGGGGGGTCCTGCTGGCGGCTCACGCCGACCCCGACCCCCACCGAGACGGGGCTGAGCCGTGCCGAGCCTGCCGCGGCCTCACCGACAGCTTCATCAGG GGCCTGGAGCGAACAGAGCATGAGGGCTTTGGTGGGGGTAACACAgcctgggaggaggagaagctgtCCAAGTACCAGCACAG TGAGACCCGtctgctggaggtgctggagggtGTCTGTGCCCCCTCGGACTTCACCTGCCACCAACTGCTGGAGCGGAGTGAGGAGCACGTGGAGCAGTGGTGGTTCCATGA gcgACAGCAGCACCCTGACTTTTTCCAATGGCTGTGTGTGGACAGACTGATGCTTTGCTGTCCACCTGGCACCTACGGCCCGGACTGCCGGC CCTGTGCCGGTGGGCCCCGACAGCCCTGCAGTGGCAACGGGCGATGCGACGGTGACGGCACACGCCGCGGCACCGGCCTCTGCGTCTGCAGCCCGGGCTATGGTGGCCCCTTCTGTGCCGAGTGTGGTGACGGCTACTATGAGGCCTCACGGAACAAGAGTCACCTTGTGTGTGCTG AATGCTACCAGGCATGCGGGCGCTGCACAGGGCCCGAGGACTCCAGCTGCCTTCGCTGCAAGAGGGGCTGGGTGCTGCATGAGCACCGCTGCATCG ACTGCTCCACAGCTTGCATTGGCTGCATGGGTGCCGGGCCGGCTCGCTGCAAGAAATGCAACAAGGGCTACTGGCGGGATGGAGCCAAGTGCTTGG ACGTGGATGAGTGTGCCAGTGCCGAGGAGCCAGTGTGCACAGGGGTGCAGGAGGTGTGTGAGAACACAGAGGGCAGCTACCGCTGCGTCTGTGCCCAAGGCCACATCCGCCGAGACGGGCAGTGTGTTGAGGACAAGCCCCCTG ATGCCCCAGAGAAGGGCTTCTTTGATGACGTGACTGATGACGAGGTGGTGGTGCTGCAGCAGATGTTCTTTGGTGTGATGATCTGTGCTCTTGCCACTCTGGCTGCCAAGGGTGACATGGTCTTCACCGCCATCTTCATCGGCGCCGTGGCCGCCATGGCCGGCTACTGGCTCTCTGACCGCAGTGACCGTGTCCTCGATGGCTTCATGAAGGGCAGATAG